The window CGAGAAATACAAGGATCACGTCGCGCTGGTCTTTCGTAATTATCCGATCCCGTCGCTCCATCCAAACGCCCGAGCGGCGGCGGCGGTCGCCGAAGCAGCTGGGCTGCAGGGTAAGTTCTGGGAAATGCACGATCTACTCTACACCAACCAAGGCGCATGGAGTAATGCCCGCGCCAAAGAACGCACCGACGTCTTCAGTGGCTACGCCAAGCAGCTGGGCCTGAATGTCGATAAATTCAATGCTGACCTAGCCTCCGGTGCTGTCACAAAGAAAATTGACTTTGACGTGGCGATCGGGCGACAGCTACAGATTGACGGCACACCAACCTTTTTTGTTAATAGCAATAAGCTCAACCTAACCGACGCTAGCTCTATCGAAAACGCCGTCAAAGACGCCCTGAAAAAAGCCGGCGTCGCAGTTGATGAAACAAAAAAATAACATCAAATCAATCAAAAGCGCTAACCAGTGCCTAAGCAAAAATCACCCCGGTGCCTGTGGGGTGATTTTTATGCCGTCCCTTTGTAGGACA is drawn from Candidatus Saccharibacteria bacterium oral taxon 488 and contains these coding sequences:
- a CDS encoding DsbA family protein — translated: MRIIPAEARTGDISEHTIGNTNGKVVMIEYGDYQCPGCRTAAPEAKRVAEKYKDHVALVFRNYPIPSLHPNARAAAAVAEAAGLQGKFWEMHDLLYTNQGAWSNARAKERTDVFSGYAKQLGLNVDKFNADLASGAVTKKIDFDVAIGRQLQIDGTPTFFVNSNKLNLTDASSIENAVKDALKKAGVAVDETKK